The genomic stretch GGCCCTTACTAACTTTAATGGGTTACAGTTTGGCctgtgtcattgtgttttgcCCTTTGTTTGAGTTCATGAGTGGGGAAGTGGAGACACAGGGTTAGACAAGAATAGGATACAATGTTTGATTCAGTCAGTGATTGACACAAGGCTGGATAAATGCGTGTGGGTTTGGAGAGCAACTTCGGTCAAGTGATCTTGTTGATGTGTAAAAACTTGCACAGCTTTCATTAGTTTTATTTGATCCTATTACTTGTAGCTGGAGACTAATCTTTAGAATTTTATCAATGGAGCTCTCATTAAAATGACCTCCTTTTTGAAGCTTGTGGATCTTAATTCAATCTCAATTTGACAGACAAACATCAAAGTGAGGCAGGAAACTGATATTAAGATGTCTTGAACTGGATGAAAATCATCCAATCATCCAAAAAAAATGCAAGTTCTTTCTACTACTGTTCAGTGCTTATGAAACACAGACATTAGAATAATACACTTTACActgcattttatatttttcatgctTTGAATCAGTTAGAATTGTACAAATGGACGTCACAACTgaatctcttttttctttttttgtcactaGATGATATTAAAAGACTGATCCACTTCTTAGAAGTACAGTTTCTTAAGAAATGTGGTTGTGGAACTATTTAAAGATTCACTTTCtaatttgcttttattttttttgtttcaattaAATCAAATGGAAATACTAATGCCCAGATGGCCATGCAGTATGAAATAATAGTGCCCAGGCTAGAATTTAAAGTCATACCTCCAGGCAAAAACTCCAGAGCACACAGAATGaaagtgtaaaatgttttttaatgtatattTAACAACAAATACCCCAGTGACTATTGATGTTTCGTCTCAGAAGAATCTGTTTCTCCAGTATATCTGAGGGCATGATATGAAACCACTCgcacttttatttttctctgtttttctgctcttcttcctctgtgtctctcccgTACTATCTCTCTTTCGCTGTCTCTCTTTAAACATTTATCTTCTGTTCTCTCCTTACAGGCCCTTTGTGCTTTGTGATGTTGGTTTTTACAGCTTTTTACTCGCCAGAGTTGCCATTTATCTTTTATAGATGCCAGCAGCTAGGAGCACATACGAAATGTTACCATTTCACTGTGACTAATTGTCATCACTTGTGTTTCTCCCCTGATGTAACTTGTGCCTGGTCCCCCAGGAACCAGTGTGTGAAATGAAGTATTTACACTatgtctctccttctctctcgcTATCTATTTCTATCTCGTTCTCGAAAGTGTTCATACCACACCATCTtataaaacaacatcagtgCCAGCAGTTACTGGATGAGGATAATTTTGTTGAGAGTTCTGTCATCAGTGCTATCAAGCTGGAAGAGATGTGGGTTCATATAAGAGGACAAGAGCACTGGGTCAGGCGGTCATTGCCTCAAACTCAGTATCTCAACCACAAATTCAATTTTCACGCTTTGCCAAAATTCTTTTACACATAATCCTTTGCCATCTCttgatgttttaaaatattcacatttgaaaGGAgtcaaagttttttgtttttttttcagtcattaATGACACATCTCCAAAAGATGCCAGCAAAGTAAAGTTCTCTCTCTATTTGGAATAACGCCCAAGTCCCATTGGAGTACTTCTGTACTCTTAGAATGGAAACTTTCTCAACATTCCCAAGCCTCCAAAAATACAGGAACTTGAACTGCCAAGGATTATTATAAATAATCTGTTGTTAATAATTATTTGATAAAATGGATAGTGTCCCAAACAACATTGTTGTTTATTACAAAGTACTCCACATTAATATTTAAGGTGGAACAAGTTTTGCATCTTTTAAAACCATACAAACATATTGATATGATTGATATTTAACATAACACAGGAAATACATATATCCTTTATACCTTACTAACACAGAAGCGTGATAAATATGCAGCCTGTCAAATAAAAGGAACACAAGCTCAACGGCACTGTCAAGGCACTCAAACACAACCTTAAATAAacatgaggtttttttttcttttgaatgtCCAAAGCCATTCCCTGATACGTAGTGTAGCAGTCCCATCCTCCCTCGAGCATTTCACAGTCTTAgggatggaaaaagaaaaatgcccGCCAGCCAAGGTTCGATTAATGGCTTACATTAATGATTCTATTATTTCTGTGAGACATTTTTCCCTTGCTCAGACAATACTGTAAATATCTCTAGGTACTGTTCATGTACAGAGGGAGTACCAGCAAGAGTTCAAATCTTttacaaagctgtttttttgtttgtctcacTCAATAGAAGTTGCAGGGACCTGCTAATCGTACCACCTCagtgcttttatttgtttgcttgaGACTCAATTAAACTCTTGCCTACCCTCATCACTATGTGATTAAAGATCACATTTGCAGGGCTGATTTatagacaaaaataaatgagtGAAAAGTGGATGCCAAAGAGGGATAGTGGAGAGGGGTGGTTCAACAAAGCTCTGTTAGTTACTTGTCGCTCCAGGAGCCTCTGAATTTCATGAGCAGAAAAGCTTGCCCTCACAAACTAACCCCTGCTCTATGTTCTCCTTTGACCACACTGATTATGCACAATCAATAACGGTTTGtatttctgtcttctcttttgtcTCTTCTGGGGCATGTAGGATGCTGCAGGCAAGGTGCTGGACCGCTGGACCATCATGTCCCGAGAAGAAGAGATCATCACCCTGCAGCAGTTCCTACGCTTTGGTGAGACCAAGTCCATTGTGGAGCTGATGGCCATTCAGGAGAAGGAAGGTCAGGCAGTTACAGTTCCCTCCTCCAAGACAGACTCCGGGATTAGGACATTCATTGAAAGCAACAACAGGACCCGCAGCCCAGGGCTCCTGACACATCTGGAAAACAGTAGCCCATCCAGCATTCACCATTTTGAGAATATTCCCAACAGCTTAGCCTTTCTCCTGCCCTTCCAGTACATCAACCCAGTGTCTGCCCCCATGCTAGGCTTGCCCCCCAATGGCCTGCCTATGGAACAGTCTGCTCTCCGGCTCCGGGAGACCAGCCTGCCAAACCAAGGTGAACAAATGGACACCAGTGAGTCAGAAGTGTCCCTGTCACCATTTCGAACAGGCCAGAGCCCCAGTCGCGGAGCCCTGGGAGCCCTTAACAACAACATTGAACCTAAAACAGAGCCGAACAACAGGGCATCACCCATCTCACCAACCCCTTCAACCCAGCAggcacaacaacagcagcaacagcagacacagctccagcagcaacagcaggcaGGCCAACAGCAGTCCCAAAATCAATCTCAACAATCCAACAGCTTGAATGAACACCAGGTCCACCACCACTTCGTAAAGGACGAGCACTCTAAAACCATCAGTCATGCTTCCTTTAACTCCAAGATGCATCGCATGCGCCGCATGGGAGCCACCTCACGCAAGGGTCGTGTGTGCTGCAACTCTTGTGGCAAAACCTTTTATGACAAAGGTACACTTAAGATACATTATAATGCTGTACACTTGAAGATCAAACACCGTTGCACCATTGAAGGCTGCAATATGGTCTTCAGTTCACTACGCAGCCGCAACCGCCACAGTGCCAATCCCAATCCACGGTTGCACATGCCGATGCTGCGTAATAACCGCGATAAGGACCTCATTCGTGCCAATTCAGCGCCTGGTACACCTGTCATCTCAAGCACCAAGAATGGTGGCTTCACACTTACCAGCCCTGGAAGGCCACCACTGGGCTTTACTACTCCACCAGTGGACCCTATGCTTCAGTCACCACTGCAAAGCCCACTGGTGTTCCCCACCCTGAAGTCAGTGCAGCCGGTCCAGCCAGTGCCCCCATTCTACCGTACACTACTGTCCCCTGCGGACCTGTGCAGTCCTCCAGTGTCACTGCCCACCAGCCCAATCctgcccaccaccaccaacagcaCCACCCTGATGGACCAACAGCAGCAGATGTTGGCTGCAGCTGTGGCTTCGAACAATAATGTTCATGTGTCAGAGGCAGGACCCATGTCCCATCGCTTACATACACATAGTGCCAATCATGACGTCTCCACGGGAAACACAGACCCCACGCCCAAAAAGAAGCCACGTAAATCTAGCATGCCAGTGAAGATTGAGAAGGAGGTAATTGATGTGGCAGATGAATATGACGACAAAgatgatgacgacgatgatAACCTCCACCataatcaccaccatcaccagtCATCTCTTCTTCACAACAATATCAAAATGAATGGTAACtgtaacagcaacaacaatggTGGCAGTGGTACTGGGAACCACAGTGGTGGAAGTGGGCAGCAATCTCCTTCCCAAGATGAAATGAGCCCTGGCCTAGCTCTGAGAGGCATGATGAGACAGAGCGAAGATGAATGCAGGGAAGGGACTGgcagtgacagcaggtgtggaAATGATCTTCAAGGCTCCGGCGATCTACGTTGTATGGACAGCTTCACCTCTGAGGACCAGGACCATGAGAGAGACTTTGAGAATGAATCTGAAACCTCTGATTCCAAGATGTTCTACCGTGATGAGCTGATAGATGTGGAGGAACAGCAAAAACACATGAGTGGCGGAAGGGGTCTGGACAAGGAACACAATGATGAGGGTTGTGAGGAAGTTGATCTGAGAAAGGAAATGGAGGGCAAGGGTCATTCCTCACCCTCGCCTCATCAGCCCCCTATCAAGATCAAGGAAGAACTCAACGATCCTACTTACGACATGTTCTGCATGGGCCAGTATGGCCTCTATAATGGAGGCATGGCCGcggctgctgccgctgctgcaaGCATGGCTGCTCTTCATGAGAGCTTCATCTCTTCAATGGGCTACGGTGCCAGCCCACCCAAATTCCCTTCTTCTCAATCACCAGAGGGAGACCCATGCTCAAGTCCTGACCCCAAGATCTGCTATGTGTGTAAGAAAAGCTTCAAGAGCTCCTATAGCATGAAACTGCACTACAAGAATGTGCACCTCAAAGAGATGCATGTGTGCACTGTGGCTGGCTGCAACGCTGCCTTCCCTTCCCGGAGGAGCAGAGACAGGTTAGTGCTACAGATTGGTCATacaatcattttatttcattataattGCGACAGTTGCAGGTAGGTTCAATGGAAATGTTTATGATCTATTAAAATGAAAGGAATTACACTACATACATCAACAGAATATACAACTTTTTTGGAAGGATATagtagttttaaaaaatgttaggTAATAGCATTTTTTTAACGAGTTATgccttttcatttcatgttaATAAAACAAGATTTAGCTGCAGTACTGCATTACTGTATGACATTTACCTCAATAGCTTTCACTTCACATCTGTCAGCTAACAGTAAATTGATTCAGGGACATCTGCTCCCTGTCAAGTCAAAGTTCAGTAGAGTAGGGTGTTGGGATGCGAAatccatgcacacacattcaaacaagcACCAGGCCGTACACAaccctgcagctgcagtgtgttgtttacCTGCCCTCAGTACCTCACCTTGTCACAAGGAGGTGAGGGTGCATATATTAACATTGACAGCGGTTTGTTAAACCACTGCATTTATTAGCGCATTAGGAGGTGAGGCCAGCCATACTCACCTGGGCTTGTTAGCACATATCAGTCCCACACACTCACTCGGAATATATGTACTgtagcagcagtggcagcagatTGATGCCATAACACATGCTGGAGGTACATAAGATGGGATTGACTGATAAGATCACTTGTGCCCTGGGCTAGCACAGGCTCCCCTAAGGGATTGCAAACAACAATTTCTTTCATCATGGGAGTACTCTGAAGTTAAATTGGCCAGCATTCAATCGTATGTAAAGGTAGAAttgctgtatatatatatagctagTGATAGTATCCATTAGACCCACTGTTATGAGAGATAAGATAATTGCATAAAGAACAGTTGAATGGAAATTCAATTTTTAGGCTTCAGTAATGCACAAAATCATATCCCCTTGCTAGTGTTCAAATTATTCAGTCACACAGCAGGAACATGTAAAATGGCCCCAAACTATACATTCCCTCAATCTCTCATGCTTCTCTTTAAGGGAAGTCAGGCGCATAACAGAACAGCTCAGATAATACAAACAGATAAtataaacatacagtatatacatatatatatacatcttGTACCATCCATGACAAGTGacacttttatttaaataaagggCAAGTTGCAACACACTGCATGTTTCCAATTGGCAAACAAATTTTCCCAGAGGGTGCTGTATAATTTTACTCAGTGTTTTGTCTCACCCACACACTGGCTCTGCCCCTCCTCATCTCTTCCTCCACTACTGCTACCTCTCTCCGCAGTAACTCAATGCTCCTTTCCAACCCCTAAGTCTTTtattatatttgttgttttggtggCATCTGTTCCTacaacagtttttttcattAGCAGCATGTAAATAGAGCAGGTGATCCTGGGACTCTATCTGACAAGATGTGGGAGGGGGACAACAAGTTAGCAGTAGTGAAAGTGCAACCCTGCTGCTTACTTGACACAGCTGtgccaacaacagcagcaagaTGACCACTGCTAACTGTTACAATAGCATGCATGATGTTGTGTACTGACCGGTGAGTTTATTAGCTCACCTCTATTGACAAAATTTTAGGAAAAGAGAAAGCCCGAGGCATGGCCGGCCTGCAGCGTAACATGTTCATGCACATGTATGCGCACTCACTTGTGCACACGGAAACACACAGATGCAAAAACACAGGATATGTTCAAATAGATAACAGAGAAAACTATTTGTACATACCTTATCACTTTGCAATTAGTCTCATAATGATGTGAAACTGTTGTTGGATATCAACAATTACCTGCCTTATCTGAACTTTTAAATAGCAAGAGGAGACCTCCACTGTGCATTAATAGGGCAATTCAACGTGATAAAAGATTTCAGTAGTAGATAGGAATTACACCTAAGCGTTAAGTGACATTTGTAATCAGCAAATCTTTCTCAGATTTGTATTGGTGCTGAGTTAGATACCGTGAATCAGACTGTTTTAATTTCTACAGCTGCTCCGCTTTTTGTCAGTTATCTAATTTGAATCCCTCATTTTGGAATCTGCTGTCATGATCCCAAGATGGCTAATGGAAACTAAATGAGGCAACAACAAAATATAAGAATCAGAACAGAAGAGATTGAAAAGTTgtatttttcacaaatatgCAGCCAGGTGTTTAATATCAAAGCCAGGGCTGAGTGGAGCGCTTTAGACAGGCGCAGAGGGATCAAAGATTCAACTGCAGAAAAGGTAACACCTTAACATGAACTCTTCCTATGCTCAGTCTCTTCCTGTGTCAGCTtggatgtgtgagtgtgtgatagCTTGACGCCGTGATGAGAAAAACACCGGCACATAAATGCCATTCAAACATGTAAAGTGGCAGAACATATGGGAGATGGGGATAACTTTGTTGCGAGGAGGGACAATTGCTGCTGTGAACATAATGCATCTTTGATACAGTATAGCTCTGGGTGGGTGAGACCTAAGCACACTATTGTTTCCATACTTTTTCTGTGGGGGGATAAATTCCTGATAGCATATGGGACGTATTACTCTGCCGCTGGTTCAAACagggaacaaaacaacagaaagaagGGCACTGCATAGCTAGAGGAATCCTGGGGCTTTGAGGCGAGTCAGTGCACGAGATGGGCTCTCATCAAATCTGTCCCTGGATAATCCTCTAATGACATAATGTATGTTTGAGTGTAATGGTTGCAATAAAATGGGAATATAATTTAGTTGTTTTCATAAGAGCATTTGCTCTGATTAGATTAAGAAACTGCGCATACGAAGATATTTGCACAAAATTATGATGAGAATGTTTGGAACAAGTAAATGAGATAATCCAGTCTTTCTCCAGATTAGATGTTTTGCCGTCAGTGACTGGAGTAGCGATTATTTGGTTCACCTCAGACATAAAGGTTTGATAAAAATATCacctaataaaaaaaagaactctTTGAATAATAACCACATTGAATATTAATAAGAGGAAGGCAAACCAgtggttatttgtttttgttttcacagctgaatAATATATGGTAAAGTAGCATTTTAATATGGCGCCCTGCCTGGCATCCTTTTCTCGAAACCTCCCAAACAGCTGTTGACATCCATCAATAGGGAGGTGCCTCGGCATATCTGATTGGTCCATTGACCGAGTGAAAAGCCAAAGGCACATAAACACACCATCAGACACAAGCATCAAAAGCTCCCGTATCAAAGTGAAGAAGAAAACGGAGGAGAGGTCATTTGATctacagagaaaaacaagcaaGAGCCAATGACATTGTCAGAAAATGTGCAGCCACGGAAAAAAGTATCACTAGTGTTTGTTCAGTTTGGCTCTCTGCCCTATTTATAAGACCGTAGGActttatacacacaaacattagtACACATGAAaactgcacatgcacacactcaggAATACAGGAAGGGATAATTTaatgtgcccttgagcaagcatgtaatgtgtgtgtttttgagtgtaAAACAGATACCAACACtaagagtgtgtgtatgtgtggttttACAGCGGGGTGTTTTCTCCCAGCCTCCCAGCCGCCTGCTGCACGGAGGTAAATGATTGCATATTTATTGGGGG from Sparus aurata chromosome 1, fSpaAur1.1, whole genome shotgun sequence encodes the following:
- the bnc2 gene encoding zinc finger protein basonuclin-2 isoform X3 encodes the protein MSKEAELDVRGSECDTVPLEPSTDPEPPRPPPAKANGPTGTVGVCTSIPSSNHSSSGTSGSGRSGLGGVSIVSSSAEGAGESSMQFSTRPPSAEQPGFMGTWQQQSTDSNLLYRMSQQAIRCTLVNCTCECFQPGKIHLRTCDHCKHGWVAHALDKLSTQHLYHPTQVEIVQSNVVFDISSLMLYGTQAVPVRLKILLDRLFSVLKQEEVLHILHGLGWTLRDYVRGYILQDAAGKVLDRWTIMSREEEIITLQQFLRFGETKSIVELMAIQEKEGQAVTVPSSKTDSGIRTFIESNNRTRSPGLLTHLENSSPSSIHHFENIPNSLAFLLPFQYINPVSAPMLGLPPNGLPMEQSALRLRETSLPNQGEQMDTSESEVSLSPFRTGQSPSRGALGALNNNIEPKTEPNNRASPISPTPSTQQAQQQQQQQTQLQQQQQAGQQQSQNQSQQSNSLNEHQVHHHFVKDEHSKTISHASFNSKMHRMRRMGATSRKGRVCCNSCGKTFYDKGTLKIHYNAVHLKIKHRCTIEGCNMVFSSLRSRNRHSANPNPRLHMPMLRNNRDKDLIRANSAPGTPVISSTKNGGFTLTSPGRPPLGFTTPPVDPMLQSPLQSPLVFPTLKSVQPVQPVPPFYRTLLSPADLCSPPVSLPTSPILPTTTNSTTLMDQQQQMLAAAVASNNNVHVSEAGPMSHRLHTHSANHDVSTGNTDPTPKKKPRKSSMPVKIEKEVIDVADEYDDKDDDDDDNLHHNHHHHQSSLLHNNIKMNGNCNSNNNGGSGTGNHSGGSGQQSPSQDEMSPGLALRGMMRQSEDECREGTGSDSRCGNDLQGSGDLRCMDSFTSEDQDHERDFENESETSDSKMFYRDELIDVEEQQKHMSGGRGLDKEHNDEGCEEVDLRKEMEGKGHSSPSPHQPPIKIKEELNDPTYDMFCMGQYGLYNGGMAAAAAAAASMAALHESFISSMGYGASPPKFPSSQSPEGDPCSSPDPKICYVCKKSFKSSYSMKLHYKNVHLKEMHVCTVAGCNAAFPSRRSRDRHSSNINLHRKLLTKELDDIVLDPQLTPLPKDLRAEILAKIYAGHHMGLDPMAGMGFGGASLGPTGLNHSVRSPMSIEYPHHPLNQTLKHHHTNGFSRGQPEDYMVLDLSTTSSVQSSSSVHSSHESDEGSDEGILLDDLEEEEGEEDEEEGNSEGEDCSQRAEGRVERGHRDEIGELRGEGHGERLESSSSPFLLSSTGGSNCGSSGILCNICHKMYSNKGTLRVHYKTVHLREMHKCKIPGCNMVFSSVRSRNRHSQNPNLHKNMPFSTIID
- the bnc2 gene encoding zinc finger protein basonuclin-2 isoform X2; protein product: MSKEAELDVRGSECDTVPLEPSTDPEPPRPPPAKANGPTGTVGVCTSIPSSNHSSSGTSGSGRSGLGGVSIVSSSAEGAGESSMQFSTRPPSAEQPGFMGTWQQQSTDSNLLYRMSQQGAVTRLPSKCDRSTMGRDLEEAIRCTLVNCTCECFQPGKIHLRTCDHCKHGWVAHALDKLSTQHLYHPTQVEIVQSNVVFDISSLMLYGTQAVPVRLKILLDRLFSVLKQEEVLHILHGLGWTLRDYVRGYILQDAAGKVLDRWTIMSREEEIITLQQFLRFGETKSIVELMAIQEKEGQAVTVPSSKTDSGIRTFIESNNRTRSPGLLTHLENSSPSSIHHFENIPNSLAFLLPFQYINPVSAPMLGLPPNGLPMEQSALRLRETSLPNQGEQMDTSESEVSLSPFRTGQSPSRGALGALNNNIEPKTEPNNRASPISPTPSTQQAQQQQQQQTQLQQQQQAGQQQSQNQSQQSNSLNEHQVHHHFVKDEHSKTISHASFNSKMHRMRRMGATSRKGRVCCNSCGKTFYDKGTLKIHYNAVHLKIKHRCTIEGCNMVFSSLRSRNRHSANPNPRLHMPMLRNNRDKDLIRANSAPGTPVISSTKNGGFTLTSPGRPPLGFTTPPVDPMLQSPLQSPLVFPTLKSVQPVQPVPPFYRTLLSPADLCSPPVSLPTSPILPTTTNSTTLMDQQQQMLAAAVASNNNVHVSEAGPMSHRLHTHSANHDVSTGNTDPTPKKKPRKSSMPVKIEKEVIDVADEYDDKDDDDDDNLHHNHHHHQSSLLHNNIKMNGNCNSNNNGGSGTGNHSGGSGQQSPSQDEMSPGLALRGMMRQSEDECREGTGSDSRCGNDLQGSGDLRCMDSFTSEDQDHERDFENESETSDSKMFYRDELIDVEEQQKHMSGGRGLDKEHNDEGCEEVDLRKEMEGKGHSSPSPHQPPIKIKEELNDPTYDMFCMGQYGLYNGGMAAAAAAAASMAALHESFISSMGYGASPPKFPSSQSPEGDPCSSPDPKICYVCKKSFKSSYSMKLHYKNVHLKEMHVCTVAGCNAAFPSRRSRDRHSSNINLHRKLLTKELDDIVLDPQLTPLPKDLRAEILAKIYAGHHMGLDPMAGMGFGGASLGPTGLNHSVRSPMSIEYPHHPLNQTLKHHHTNGFSRGQPEDYMVLDLSTTSSVQSSSSVHSSHESDEGSDEGILLDDLEEEEGEEDEEEGNSEGEDCSQRAEGRVERGHRDEIGELRGEGHGERLESSSSPFLLSSTGGSNCGSSGILCNICHKMYSNKGTLRVHYKTVHLREMHKCKIPGCNMVFSSVRSRNRHSQNPNLHKNMPFSTIID
- the bnc2 gene encoding zinc finger protein basonuclin-2 isoform X4 gives rise to the protein MLAKAIRCTLVNCTCECFQPGKIHLRTCDHCKHGWVAHALDKLSTQHLYHPTQVEIVQSNVVFDISSLMLYGTQAVPVRLKILLDRLFSVLKQEEVLHILHGLGWTLRDYVRGYILQDAAGKVLDRWTIMSREEEIITLQQFLRFGETKSIVELMAIQEKEGQAVTVPSSKTDSGIRTFIESNNRTRSPGLLTHLENSSPSSIHHFENIPNSLAFLLPFQYINPVSAPMLGLPPNGLPMEQSALRLRETSLPNQGEQMDTSESEVSLSPFRTGQSPSRGALGALNNNIEPKTEPNNRASPISPTPSTQQAQQQQQQQTQLQQQQQAGQQQSQNQSQQSNSLNEHQVHHHFVKDEHSKTISHASFNSKMHRMRRMGATSRKGRVCCNSCGKTFYDKGTLKIHYNAVHLKIKHRCTIEGCNMVFSSLRSRNRHSANPNPRLHMPMLRNNRDKDLIRANSAPGTPVISSTKNGGFTLTSPGRPPLGFTTPPVDPMLQSPLQSPLVFPTLKSVQPVQPVPPFYRTLLSPADLCSPPVSLPTSPILPTTTNSTTLMDQQQQMLAAAVASNNNVHVSEAGPMSHRLHTHSANHDVSTGNTDPTPKKKPRKSSMPVKIEKEVIDVADEYDDKDDDDDDNLHHNHHHHQSSLLHNNIKMNGNCNSNNNGGSGTGNHSGGSGQQSPSQDEMSPGLALRGMMRQSEDECREGTGSDSRCGNDLQGSGDLRCMDSFTSEDQDHERDFENESETSDSKMFYRDELIDVEEQQKHMSGGRGLDKEHNDEGCEEVDLRKEMEGKGHSSPSPHQPPIKIKEELNDPTYDMFCMGQYGLYNGGMAAAAAAAASMAALHESFISSMGYGASPPKFPSSQSPEGDPCSSPDPKICYVCKKSFKSSYSMKLHYKNVHLKEMHVCTVAGCNAAFPSRRSRDRHSSNINLHRKLLTKELDDIVLDPQLTPLPKDLRAEILAKIYAGHHMGLDPMAGMGFGGASLGPTGLNHSVRSPMSIEYPHHPLNQTLKHHHTNGFSRGQPEDYMVLDLSTTSSVQSSSSVHSSHESDEGSDEGILLDDLEEEEGEEDEEEGNSEGEDCSQRAEGRVERGHRDEIGELRGEGHGERLESSSSPFLLSSTGGSNCGSSGILCNICHKMYSNKGTLRVHYKTVHLREMHKCKIPGCNMVFSSVRSRNRHSQNPNLHKNMPFSTIID
- the bnc2 gene encoding zinc finger protein basonuclin-2 isoform X5 — its product is MLYGTQAVPVRLKILLDRLFSVLKQEEVLHILHGLGWTLRDYVRGYILQDAAGKVLDRWTIMSREEEIITLQQFLRFGETKSIVELMAIQEKEGQAVTVPSSKTDSGIRTFIESNNRTRSPGLLTHLENSSPSSIHHFENIPNSLAFLLPFQYINPVSAPMLGLPPNGLPMEQSALRLRETSLPNQGEQMDTSESEVSLSPFRTGQSPSRGALGALNNNIEPKTEPNNRASPISPTPSTQQAQQQQQQQTQLQQQQQAGQQQSQNQSQQSNSLNEHQVHHHFVKDEHSKTISHASFNSKMHRMRRMGATSRKGRVCCNSCGKTFYDKGTLKIHYNAVHLKIKHRCTIEGCNMVFSSLRSRNRHSANPNPRLHMPMLRNNRDKDLIRANSAPGTPVISSTKNGGFTLTSPGRPPLGFTTPPVDPMLQSPLQSPLVFPTLKSVQPVQPVPPFYRTLLSPADLCSPPVSLPTSPILPTTTNSTTLMDQQQQMLAAAVASNNNVHVSEAGPMSHRLHTHSANHDVSTGNTDPTPKKKPRKSSMPVKIEKEVIDVADEYDDKDDDDDDNLHHNHHHHQSSLLHNNIKMNGNCNSNNNGGSGTGNHSGGSGQQSPSQDEMSPGLALRGMMRQSEDECREGTGSDSRCGNDLQGSGDLRCMDSFTSEDQDHERDFENESETSDSKMFYRDELIDVEEQQKHMSGGRGLDKEHNDEGCEEVDLRKEMEGKGHSSPSPHQPPIKIKEELNDPTYDMFCMGQYGLYNGGMAAAAAAAASMAALHESFISSMGYGASPPKFPSSQSPEGDPCSSPDPKICYVCKKSFKSSYSMKLHYKNVHLKEMHVCTVAGCNAAFPSRRSRDRHSSNINLHRKLLTKELDDIVLDPQLTPLPKDLRAEILAKIYAGHHMGLDPMAGMGFGGASLGPTGLNHSVRSPMSIEYPHHPLNQTLKHHHTNGFSRGQPEDYMVLDLSTTSSVQSSSSVHSSHESDEGSDEGILLDDLEEEEGEEDEEEGNSEGEDCSQRAEGRVERGHRDEIGELRGEGHGERLESSSSPFLLSSTGGSNCGSSGILCNICHKMYSNKGTLRVHYKTVHLREMHKCKIPGCNMVFSSVRSRNRHSQNPNLHKNMPFSTIID
- the bnc2 gene encoding zinc finger protein basonuclin-2 isoform X6, with product MSKEAELDVRGSECDTVPLEPSTDPEPPRPPPAKANGPTGTVGVCTSIPSSNHSSSGTSGSGRSGLGGVSIVSSSAEGAGESSMQFSTRPPSAEQPGFMGTWQQQSTDSNLLYRMSQQGAVTRLPSKCDRSTMGRDLEEAIRCTLVNCTCECFQPGKIHLRTCDHCKHGWVAHALDKLSTQHLYHPTQVEIVQSNVVFDISSLMLYGTQAVPVRLKILLDRLFSVLKQEEVLHILHGLGWTLRDYVRGYILQDAAGKVLDRWTIMSREEEIITLQQFLRFGETKSIVELMAIQEKEGQAVTVPSSKTDSGIRTFIESNNRTRSPGLLTHLENSSPSSIHHFENIPNSLAFLLPFQYINPVSAPMLGLPPNGLPMEQSALRLRETSLPNQGEQMDTSESEVSLSPFRTGQSPSRGALGALNNNIEPKTEPNNRASPISPTPSTQQAQQQQQQQTQLQQQQQAGQQQSQNQSQQSNSLNEHQVHHHFVKDEHSKTISHASFNSKMHRMRRMGATSRKGRVCCNSCGKTFYDKGTLKIHYNAVHLKIKHRCTIEGCNMVFSSLRSRNRHSANPNPRLHMPMLRNNRDKDLIRANSAPGTPVISSTKNGGFTLTSPGRPPLGFTTPPVDPMLQSPLQSPLVFPTLKSVQPVQPVPPFYRTLLSPADLCSPPVSLPTSPILPTTTNSTTLMDQQQQMLAAAVASNNNVHVSEAGPMSHRLHTHSANHDVSTGNTDPTPKKKPRKSSMPVKIEKEVIDVADEYDDKDDDDDDNLHHNHHHHQSSLLHNNIKMNGNCNSNNNGGSGTGNHSGGSGQQSPSQDEMSPGLALRGMMRQSEDECREGTGSDSRCGNDLQGSGDLRCMDSFTSEDQDHERDFENESETSDSKMFYRDELIDVEEQQKHMSGGRGLDKEHNDEGCEEVDLRKEMEGKGHSSPSPHQPPIKIKEELNDPTYDMFCMGQYGLYNGGMAAAAAAAASMAALHESFISSMGYGASPPKFPSSQSPEGDPCSSPDPKICYVCKKSFKSSYSMKLHYKNVHLKEMHVCTVAGCNAAFPSRRSRDRTMSDREVNN